One genomic window of Mauremys mutica isolate MM-2020 ecotype Southern chromosome 5, ASM2049712v1, whole genome shotgun sequence includes the following:
- the LOC123370979 gene encoding LRP2-binding protein isoform X4 translates to MKLSSEALPQRRSPEPVLQTISRAFSDSELNKQQGAEIAGNYSHTALFARAEELLAKRIIDGDPLAYFLQGQLYFEEGWYDEALAQFEKIKETDFQALYQLGVMYYDGLGTKEDPEKGVEYMKIIINSNSPKARHLKYAAAYNLGRSYFEGCGVKHSDKEAERLWIIAADHGNPKASVKAQSTLGMFYSTSNPKDLKKAFFWHSEACGNGSLESQGILGVMYLYGQGIRQNTKAALECLKEAAERGNIYAQGHLVEYYYKRKFYTKAAAFARRHYYLRSAVSNLRL, encoded by the exons ATGAAGCTGAGCAGCGAGGCGCTGCCCCAGAGGCGCAGCCCCGAGCCTGTCCTGCAGACCATCTCCAGGGCCTTCAGCGACTCCGAGCTGAACAAGCAGCAAGGGGCGGAGATAG CAGGAAACTATAGCCATACCGCTTTGTTTGCAAGGGCAGAGGAGCTGTTGGCGAAGAGGATCATAGATGGAGATCCTCTGGCATATTTTCTACAAGGGCAGCTGTACTTTGAAGAG GGGTGGTATGATGAAGCACTTGCACAATTTGAAAAAATTAAGGAGACGGATTTTCAAGCTCTGTATCAGCTGGGTGTAATGTATTATGATGGATTGGGGACCAAAGAAGACCCA GAAAAAGGAGTGGAGTACATGAAAATAATCATCAACTCTAACTCTCCTAAAGCAAGACATTTAAAATATGCTGCTGCATACAATCTTGGCAGATCTTATTTTGAAGGATGTGGTGTTAAGCATTCAGATAAAGAAGCTGAAAG GCTGTGGATTATAGCTGCAGACCATGGGAATCCAAAGGCAAGTGTAAAGGCTCAAAGTACCCTGGGAATGTTTTATTCTACATCAAATCCAAAAGATCTGAAAAAG GCATTTTTCTGGCATTCAGAAGCTTGTGGCAATGGAAGTCTGGAGTCACAGGGTATACTTGGTGTTATGTATCTCTATGGACAAGGCATACGTCAAAATACAAAGGCTGCTTTGGAGTGCCTGAAGGAAGCAGCAGAACGTGGAAATATCTATGCTCAAGGCCATCTTGTGGAGTATTACTACAAAAGAAAATTTTACACAAAAGCTGCTGCATTTGCCAGAAG
- the LOC123370979 gene encoding LRP2-binding protein isoform X6 — protein sequence MKLSSEALPQRRSPEPVLQTISRAFSDSELNKQQGAEIAGNYSHTALFARAEELLAKRIIDGDPLAYFLQGQLYFEEGWYDEALAQFEKIKETDFQALYQLGVMYYDGLGTKEDPEKGVEYMKIIINSNSPKARHLKYAAAYNLGRSYFEGCGVKHSDKEAERLWIIAADHGNPKASVKAQSTLGMFYSTSNPKDLKKAFFWHSEACGNGSLESQGILGVMYLYGQGIRQNTKAALECLKEAAERGNIYAQGHLVEYYYKRKFYTKAAAFARRHASWILM from the exons ATGAAGCTGAGCAGCGAGGCGCTGCCCCAGAGGCGCAGCCCCGAGCCTGTCCTGCAGACCATCTCCAGGGCCTTCAGCGACTCCGAGCTGAACAAGCAGCAAGGGGCGGAGATAG CAGGAAACTATAGCCATACCGCTTTGTTTGCAAGGGCAGAGGAGCTGTTGGCGAAGAGGATCATAGATGGAGATCCTCTGGCATATTTTCTACAAGGGCAGCTGTACTTTGAAGAG GGGTGGTATGATGAAGCACTTGCACAATTTGAAAAAATTAAGGAGACGGATTTTCAAGCTCTGTATCAGCTGGGTGTAATGTATTATGATGGATTGGGGACCAAAGAAGACCCA GAAAAAGGAGTGGAGTACATGAAAATAATCATCAACTCTAACTCTCCTAAAGCAAGACATTTAAAATATGCTGCTGCATACAATCTTGGCAGATCTTATTTTGAAGGATGTGGTGTTAAGCATTCAGATAAAGAAGCTGAAAG GCTGTGGATTATAGCTGCAGACCATGGGAATCCAAAGGCAAGTGTAAAGGCTCAAAGTACCCTGGGAATGTTTTATTCTACATCAAATCCAAAAGATCTGAAAAAG GCATTTTTCTGGCATTCAGAAGCTTGTGGCAATGGAAGTCTGGAGTCACAGGGTATACTTGGTGTTATGTATCTCTATGGACAAGGCATACGTCAAAATACAAAGGCTGCTTTGGAGTGCCTGAAGGAAGCAGCAGAACGTGGAAATATCTATGCTCAAGGCCATCTTGTGGAGTATTACTACAAAAGAAAATTTTACACAAAAGCTGCTGCATTTGCCAGAAG
- the LOC123370979 gene encoding LRP2-binding protein isoform X3, giving the protein MKLSSEALPQRRSPEPVLQTISRAFSDSELNKQQGAEIAGNYSHTALFARAEELLAKRIIDGDPLAYFLQGQLYFEEGWYDEALAQFEKIKETDFQALYQLGVMYYDGLGTKEDPEKGVEYMKIIINSNSPKARHLKYAAAYNLGRSYFEGCGVKHSDKEAERLWIIAADHGNPKASVKAQSTLGMFYSTSNPKDLKKAFFWHSEACGNGSLESQGILGVMYLYGQGIRQNTKAALECLKEAAERGNIYAQGHLVEYYYKRKFYTKAAAFARSCHLLKVITIRWKNITADACI; this is encoded by the exons ATGAAGCTGAGCAGCGAGGCGCTGCCCCAGAGGCGCAGCCCCGAGCCTGTCCTGCAGACCATCTCCAGGGCCTTCAGCGACTCCGAGCTGAACAAGCAGCAAGGGGCGGAGATAG CAGGAAACTATAGCCATACCGCTTTGTTTGCAAGGGCAGAGGAGCTGTTGGCGAAGAGGATCATAGATGGAGATCCTCTGGCATATTTTCTACAAGGGCAGCTGTACTTTGAAGAG GGGTGGTATGATGAAGCACTTGCACAATTTGAAAAAATTAAGGAGACGGATTTTCAAGCTCTGTATCAGCTGGGTGTAATGTATTATGATGGATTGGGGACCAAAGAAGACCCA GAAAAAGGAGTGGAGTACATGAAAATAATCATCAACTCTAACTCTCCTAAAGCAAGACATTTAAAATATGCTGCTGCATACAATCTTGGCAGATCTTATTTTGAAGGATGTGGTGTTAAGCATTCAGATAAAGAAGCTGAAAG GCTGTGGATTATAGCTGCAGACCATGGGAATCCAAAGGCAAGTGTAAAGGCTCAAAGTACCCTGGGAATGTTTTATTCTACATCAAATCCAAAAGATCTGAAAAAG GCATTTTTCTGGCATTCAGAAGCTTGTGGCAATGGAAGTCTGGAGTCACAGGGTATACTTGGTGTTATGTATCTCTATGGACAAGGCATACGTCAAAATACAAAGGCTGCTTTGGAGTGCCTGAAGGAAGCAGCAGAACGTGGAAATATCTATGCTCAAGGCCATCTTGTGGAGTATTACTACAAAAGAAAATTTTACACAAAAGCTGCTGCATTTGCCAGAAG
- the LOC123370979 gene encoding LRP2-binding protein isoform X5, which translates to MKLSSEALPQRRSPEPVLQTISRAFSDSELNKQQGAEIAGNYSHTALFARAEELLAKRIIDGDPLAYFLQGQLYFEEGWYDEALAQFEKIKETDFQALYQLGVMYYDGLGTKEDPEKGVEYMKIIINSNSPKARHLKYAAAYNLGRSYFEGCGVKHSDKEAERLWIIAADHGNPKASVKAQSTLGMFYSTSNPKDLKKAFFWHSEACGNGSLESQGILGVMYLYGQGIRQNTKAALECLKEAAERGNIYAQGHLVEYYYKRKFYTKAAAFARSAAKSSCSG; encoded by the exons ATGAAGCTGAGCAGCGAGGCGCTGCCCCAGAGGCGCAGCCCCGAGCCTGTCCTGCAGACCATCTCCAGGGCCTTCAGCGACTCCGAGCTGAACAAGCAGCAAGGGGCGGAGATAG CAGGAAACTATAGCCATACCGCTTTGTTTGCAAGGGCAGAGGAGCTGTTGGCGAAGAGGATCATAGATGGAGATCCTCTGGCATATTTTCTACAAGGGCAGCTGTACTTTGAAGAG GGGTGGTATGATGAAGCACTTGCACAATTTGAAAAAATTAAGGAGACGGATTTTCAAGCTCTGTATCAGCTGGGTGTAATGTATTATGATGGATTGGGGACCAAAGAAGACCCA GAAAAAGGAGTGGAGTACATGAAAATAATCATCAACTCTAACTCTCCTAAAGCAAGACATTTAAAATATGCTGCTGCATACAATCTTGGCAGATCTTATTTTGAAGGATGTGGTGTTAAGCATTCAGATAAAGAAGCTGAAAG GCTGTGGATTATAGCTGCAGACCATGGGAATCCAAAGGCAAGTGTAAAGGCTCAAAGTACCCTGGGAATGTTTTATTCTACATCAAATCCAAAAGATCTGAAAAAG GCATTTTTCTGGCATTCAGAAGCTTGTGGCAATGGAAGTCTGGAGTCACAGGGTATACTTGGTGTTATGTATCTCTATGGACAAGGCATACGTCAAAATACAAAGGCTGCTTTGGAGTGCCTGAAGGAAGCAGCAGAACGTGGAAATATCTATGCTCAAGGCCATCTTGTGGAGTATTACTACAAAAGAAAATTTTACACAAAAGCTGCTGCATTTGCCAGAAG
- the ANKRD37 gene encoding ankyrin repeat domain-containing protein 37, whose amino-acid sequence MWMMLDCSSESDGLSLLLEAGTGVNAPADAFGQSPAHLAACGGQAFFLLWQLQTGANLNQQDCHGEAPIHKAAKVGSLECLALLVASDARIDLCNNDGQTAEDLAWAFGFLECAKFLTTVKHTQNMKLREQSSCSLKDNCGLPREASSGQKRACGIMGPSNRKRRRSDDITS is encoded by the exons ATGTGGATGATGCTGGATTGCAGCTCAGAG TCTGACGGCTTGAGCCTCCTGCTTGAGGCGGGGACTGGGGTGAATGCACCCGCAGATGCGTTTGGTCAGTCCCCAGCTCACTTGGCTGCTTGTGGAGGACAAGCTTTTTTCCTACTCTGGCAACTGCAAACAGGCGCTAATCTGAACCAACAG GATTGCCATGGAGAAGCTCCTATTCATAAGGCAGCTAAAGTTGGGAGCTTGGAGTGTCTTGCTCTACTCGTTGCCAGTGATGCCAGAATAGA TTTGTGCAATAATGATGGCCAAACAGCAGAAGATCTTGCATGGGCTTTTGGATTTCTGGAATGTGCCAAGTTCCTCACAACTGTTAAACATACTCAAAATATGAAGCTAAGAGAACAATCTAGCTGCTCACTTAAGGACAATTGTGGTTTGCCAAGAGAGGCTTCATCTGGACAGAAACGAGCATGTGGAATTATGGGACCCTCAAACAGAAAGAGGAGGAGATCAGATG ATATCACGTCTTAG